One Qiania dongpingensis genomic window carries:
- a CDS encoding helix-turn-helix transcriptional regulator — MNGTVEQYIPMVEYIAQVIGRNCEVILHDLSDLNHSVVAVSSHTLTGRKAGDAITDMALMVLHNKSYVDQPFVVNYVGRTKGSPATYRSSTYFIREGREIVGMLCINIDVSAFLSAREALDALIMIEGETGAEPASVPCVSENFTVSREALLAQTFENVSEQFPLPPERLKAAEKRRFVKELYDRGCFGLKGSVPVVSEWLQISESSVYRYLNEVMRDGQ, encoded by the coding sequence ATGAACGGGACAGTGGAACAATATATACCAATGGTGGAATATATCGCGCAGGTCATCGGAAGGAACTGCGAGGTCATCCTGCACGATCTGAGCGATCTGAACCATTCAGTCGTCGCAGTCAGCAGCCATACCCTCACGGGACGAAAGGCGGGAGACGCGATCACAGATATGGCGTTGATGGTCCTGCACAATAAATCCTATGTGGACCAGCCTTTTGTAGTCAACTATGTGGGCAGGACGAAAGGAAGTCCGGCCACATACCGGAGCAGCACTTATTTTATCCGGGAAGGCCGTGAGATTGTCGGGATGCTTTGTATCAATATTGATGTCTCGGCGTTCTTATCCGCCCGGGAGGCACTGGACGCCTTGATCATGATAGAAGGAGAAACAGGAGCCGAACCAGCTTCTGTGCCCTGCGTGTCGGAAAATTTCACCGTATCCAGGGAAGCATTGTTAGCGCAGACCTTTGAGAATGTCAGCGAACAGTTCCCGCTTCCGCCGGAGCGGCTGAAAGCCGCTGAGAAGCGCAGGTTCGTAAAAGAGCTTTATGACAGAGGATGCTTTGGGCTGAAAGGAAGCGTACCGGTCGTTTCCGAGTGGCTGCAGATTTCCGAGTCATCGGTGTACCGGTATTTGAATGAAGTGATGCGGGATGGCCAATGA
- a CDS encoding site-2 protease family protein produces the protein MYFLRNLLVGSYLYRQLTVLMYTAPAILLAISFHEFAHGYMSVRLGDSTPRRDGRLTLNPFRHLDLWGTLCLLLFHVGWAKPIRVNVRNYKKPRRDMVLVALAGPVMNFVLAFLAMLLYGLLFKQGSLSGVLGYLRQLFYYSAVINVGLGLFNLIPLPPLDGSVVLAELAPAAGKFFARIRRYSVWILAGLLFLGILSVPLSAGSDLILNGFWKMVRRILGIDMFRMNGGMTI, from the coding sequence ATGTATTTTTTGAGGAATCTGCTGGTGGGAAGTTATCTGTACCGGCAGCTTACCGTGTTGATGTATACGGCCCCGGCAATCCTATTGGCGATATCATTCCATGAATTCGCTCATGGATATATGTCGGTGCGCCTGGGAGATTCGACGCCGAGGCGGGACGGCCGCCTTACACTGAACCCGTTCCGGCACCTGGATCTGTGGGGGACCCTCTGCCTGCTTCTATTTCATGTGGGATGGGCAAAGCCCATACGGGTAAACGTGAGAAATTATAAGAAACCCAGAAGAGATATGGTGCTGGTGGCGCTGGCAGGCCCAGTCATGAATTTTGTACTGGCCTTTCTGGCAATGCTTCTTTACGGCCTGCTCTTTAAGCAGGGCAGCCTGTCGGGTGTACTGGGATATCTGCGGCAGCTTTTTTACTATTCGGCGGTCATCAATGTGGGCCTGGGGCTGTTCAACCTGATTCCGCTTCCGCCCCTGGACGGCTCTGTGGTCCTGGCGGAACTTGCGCCGGCGGCCGGGAAGTTTTTTGCCCGTATCAGGAGATACAGCGTATGGATCCTGGCAGGACTGCTGTTCTTGGGGATATTAAGTGTGCCCCTAAGCGCCGGCAGCGATCTGATCCTGAACGGCTTCTGGAAAATGGTACGGAGAATTCTGGGAATTGATATGTTCAGAATGAATGGTGGGATGACAATATGA
- a CDS encoding phospholipase D family protein: protein MWLIICIILYLVIGAVAPFGHYPKPVLSAGQREKLDAFMDSDTSADRAAIVESNREALAERLRLMEGAKEEVILSTFDMRPGESTEDLAAMMLHKADEGVKIRILVDGISSVLRMEGKETFYALSSHPNIELKAYNPLNLLLPWKTQGRMHDKYVIADHTAYIMGGRNTFDYFLGDYHTANKSLDREILIYNTEWEQAGAKDSSVFELREYFEGVWGLKACKYFHEDEKLADKEKVKEKREELAKRYDGLREAYPEAFDGSRLEEKTVAAKGVLLMTGETGIYEKQPLVFQQVCELMKRGKERVLIHTPYVVCNKYMYGELGKVASSVEDVKMMINSVDNGDNFFGSADYLWNKKKVMGTGMEILEYDGGISTHGKSVIIDDNISVVGSFNFDLRSAYMDTEMMVAVKSEELTRQLSANMEELHQDCRKAADADTYEGERPEEARSLPWWKKPAMWTVGLIMQLFRFLV, encoded by the coding sequence ATGTGGCTGATCATATGCATTATTCTTTACCTGGTCATTGGGGCGGTCGCTCCTTTCGGACACTATCCGAAGCCGGTGCTTTCAGCCGGACAGAGGGAAAAGCTGGATGCGTTTATGGATTCGGACACATCTGCGGACCGGGCCGCCATCGTGGAATCTAACCGGGAAGCGCTGGCGGAGAGGCTGCGCCTGATGGAGGGGGCAAAGGAAGAGGTCATACTTTCGACCTTTGACATGAGGCCGGGAGAGAGTACTGAGGACTTGGCCGCCATGATGTTACATAAAGCCGACGAAGGAGTGAAGATCAGGATCCTGGTGGACGGCATCAGCTCCGTGCTCCGTATGGAGGGAAAAGAGACCTTCTATGCGCTGTCCTCCCATCCCAATATTGAGCTGAAAGCCTACAACCCCTTGAATCTTCTGCTTCCCTGGAAGACACAGGGAAGAATGCACGATAAATATGTGATCGCGGATCATACGGCTTACATCATGGGAGGCAGAAATACCTTTGACTATTTTCTGGGGGACTACCATACGGCCAATAAGAGCCTGGACCGGGAGATCCTGATCTATAATACGGAATGGGAACAGGCCGGTGCGAAAGACAGTTCCGTGTTTGAACTGAGGGAATATTTTGAGGGAGTATGGGGGCTTAAGGCCTGCAAGTATTTCCATGAGGATGAAAAGCTGGCGGATAAAGAGAAGGTGAAAGAGAAGAGAGAAGAGCTGGCAAAGCGTTACGACGGGCTTCGGGAGGCCTATCCGGAGGCTTTCGACGGAAGCCGTCTGGAGGAGAAAACAGTCGCCGCCAAGGGAGTCCTTTTGATGACGGGGGAGACCGGGATATACGAAAAACAGCCTCTTGTCTTCCAGCAGGTATGCGAGCTGATGAAACGCGGGAAAGAGAGAGTCCTGATCCATACTCCTTATGTAGTCTGCAATAAATATATGTATGGCGAGCTGGGAAAGGTCGCGTCCTCTGTGGAAGACGTGAAGATGATGATTAATTCCGTCGACAACGGGGACAATTTCTTTGGCTCCGCCGATTATCTGTGGAATAAAAAGAAGGTGATGGGCACAGGAATGGAGATTTTAGAATACGACGGCGGAATCTCCACCCACGGAAAGTCCGTGATCATTGACGATAATATCAGCGTGGTAGGCTCATTCAATTTTGATCTGAGAAGCGCTTATATGGATACGGAGATGATGGTGGCAGTCAAAAGCGAGGAGCTTACGAGGCAGCTGTCGGCCAATATGGAAGAGCTGCATCAGGACTGCCGGAAGGCAGCAGACGCGGATACTTATGAAGGAGAGCGGCCGGAAGAGGCAAGGTCCCTGCCCTGGTGGAAGAAACCGGCCATGTGGACAGTTGGACTCATCATGCAGCTGTTCCGTTTCCTTGTCTGA
- a CDS encoding ABC transporter ATP-binding protein, which produces MEKKFEIVVTDLSKHFRETQALKHINLRFEGGRIYGLVGRNGSGKTVLLKCICGLLYPSEGYVSVNGKIIGKEIDFSENIGFIIEQPGFLHQYSGLKNLKLLSGLRRKADKEVLKMWMKKVGLNPNSRKPVGKYSMGMKQRLGWAQVLMEEPDIIILDEPFNGLDERGVEEFRKLLLDFKAEGKLVILSSHSKEDIQILCDEIVRLDQGELMLLE; this is translated from the coding sequence GTGGAAAAGAAATTTGAAATTGTTGTAACGGATTTGTCAAAGCATTTTCGCGAGACCCAGGCGCTAAAGCATATTAATTTGAGGTTTGAAGGCGGCAGGATTTATGGCCTTGTAGGCCGAAACGGATCTGGAAAGACAGTATTACTAAAGTGTATATGTGGTTTGCTCTATCCCTCGGAAGGGTATGTATCGGTAAATGGAAAAATCATTGGAAAAGAGATTGATTTTAGTGAAAACATAGGCTTTATCATTGAACAGCCGGGTTTTCTGCACCAATATTCAGGTCTTAAAAATCTAAAATTACTTTCTGGTCTGAGAAGAAAAGCAGATAAAGAAGTGCTGAAAATGTGGATGAAGAAGGTTGGCCTGAACCCGAATAGCCGCAAGCCGGTGGGGAAATATTCTATGGGGATGAAGCAGCGGCTGGGCTGGGCACAAGTTTTAATGGAGGAGCCTGACATTATTATTTTGGATGAACCTTTTAATGGCCTGGATGAAAGGGGAGTGGAGGAATTTCGAAAACTTTTGCTGGATTTCAAAGCAGAGGGAAAACTAGTCATACTTAGTAGTCATTCAAAGGAAGATATTCAGATTTTATGTGATGAAATTGTACGATTGGATCAGGGGGAACTAATGCTGCTGGAGTAA
- a CDS encoding AEC family transporter, translating into MADIFIRAGSFILIIALGYFLKRIGFFKKEDYRLISKIVLNVTLPAAVIVNFTSTDVPPYLLSAVLLGVLGNLVMLGAARIFSGGAPWKIQMFRMLNYSGYSIGCFTLPFIQSFLGPAGVVTTCLFDAGNSVMCSGSTYAIVSEMDSKRQEGGIKISVGRQLKDIGMKVVRSVPLMTYVVMLILSLFHLSLPSPAITLAGIIGSANSFLAMFMIGMMFEIRLVPDKLREMARLLIFRYGISILVAVCFYFLLPLPLEIRQTLVLIVFSPLSALALVYTDRLGCDTELASACNSCTIVISLVVMTALVMVFAV; encoded by the coding sequence ATGGCGGATATATTTATACGGGCAGGATCGTTTATCTTGATCATTGCATTGGGATATTTTCTCAAAAGGATCGGTTTTTTTAAGAAGGAAGATTACCGTCTGATTTCTAAGATCGTTCTGAATGTGACGCTTCCGGCGGCAGTGATCGTAAATTTCACGTCGACTGACGTGCCGCCTTATCTGTTGTCGGCAGTGCTTCTGGGAGTCCTTGGAAATCTGGTCATGCTGGGCGCGGCCAGGATATTCAGCGGAGGAGCGCCCTGGAAGATTCAGATGTTTCGGATGTTAAACTATTCCGGATACAGCATCGGCTGCTTTACCCTTCCGTTTATCCAGAGCTTTTTGGGGCCTGCAGGCGTGGTTACGACGTGCCTGTTCGACGCCGGAAATTCTGTGATGTGCAGCGGAAGTACATATGCCATCGTGTCTGAGATGGACAGCAAAAGGCAGGAGGGCGGCATAAAGATCAGTGTGGGCAGGCAGCTTAAGGATATTGGGATGAAAGTGGTCCGGTCTGTACCGCTGATGACGTATGTGGTCATGCTGATACTGTCCCTGTTCCATCTGTCGCTGCCGTCGCCGGCCATCACTCTGGCGGGGATCATAGGCAGCGCCAATTCTTTTTTAGCCATGTTCATGATCGGCATGATGTTTGAAATACGGCTGGTCCCGGACAAGCTTCGGGAGATGGCGAGACTCCTGATCTTTCGGTACGGGATCAGCATCCTGGTGGCGGTATGCTTCTATTTTCTTCTGCCGCTGCCGTTGGAGATCAGGCAAACACTGGTGCTGATCGTCTTTTCTCCGTTGTCGGCCCTGGCGCTTGTCTATACGGACAGGCTGGGATGCGATACGGAATTGGCAAGCGCGTGCAATTCGTGTACCATCGTCATCAGCCTGGTGGTGATGACGGCGTTAGTCATGGTATTTGCGGTGTAA
- a CDS encoding shikimate dehydrogenase family protein, translating to MAHSNLICNVETRLMPIIGYPMDHSSASQVYNKLFEIYNINRVMFPIEIQPEGLADYVAAAKTLNIDTYSLTMPLKAAIIPYLDDVDPCSRVFNSVNIVKTVNGKTYGAGMDGKGCVGALLAAGASIEGKTVVLVGAGSISGAIIYELIQHKAGRIILMNRTLAHAESIAKTIEDNWSHPVEAYEATPELLDKYCSCADIFIHSSPVGMHGFPATHSYLGYIEKMPKSCFVLDAIVNPEYTELLKKAQSCGLTVIPGMHMMISQMTEIFDFCFGVRPGEKEKAECRKVLIAYLDSMK from the coding sequence ATGGCACATTCTAATTTAATCTGCAACGTTGAGACTCGCTTGATGCCCATCATCGGGTATCCCATGGACCACAGCAGCGCATCCCAGGTCTATAACAAACTGTTTGAGATTTACAACATCAACCGGGTCATGTTCCCCATCGAGATCCAGCCGGAAGGACTGGCGGACTATGTGGCGGCAGCCAAGACCCTGAACATTGATACATACAGCCTGACCATGCCTCTCAAGGCAGCTATCATCCCGTATCTGGACGATGTGGATCCCTGCTCCAGAGTCTTCAATTCCGTAAATATCGTAAAAACGGTCAACGGAAAGACCTACGGCGCCGGAATGGACGGAAAAGGCTGCGTAGGCGCGCTTTTGGCAGCCGGCGCATCCATTGAAGGAAAAACCGTCGTGTTAGTGGGAGCCGGGAGCATCAGCGGCGCCATTATCTATGAACTGATCCAGCATAAAGCCGGAAGGATCATCCTGATGAACCGTACCCTGGCCCACGCAGAATCCATCGCAAAGACCATTGAAGACAACTGGAGCCATCCTGTGGAAGCTTATGAAGCCACGCCGGAGCTGCTCGACAAATACTGCAGCTGCGCCGACATATTCATTCACAGCTCACCGGTGGGCATGCACGGCTTTCCCGCAACCCATTCCTATCTGGGCTACATCGAAAAAATGCCGAAATCCTGTTTCGTGCTGGACGCCATCGTGAACCCGGAATACACGGAGCTTTTGAAAAAGGCCCAGTCCTGCGGTCTGACGGTCATCCCCGGCATGCACATGATGATTTCTCAGATGACTGAAATCTTTGATTTCTGCTTCGGCGTACGCCCCGGCGAAAAGGAAAAGGCAGAATGCCGTAAAGTGCTTATCGCTTATTTAGACTCCATGAAATAA
- a CDS encoding class I SAM-dependent methyltransferase, with the protein MKENKYDNDIFFEKYSGMERSKQGLAGAGEWEILEPLLPDFHGKRVLDLGCGYGWHCIYAMEHGAASVTGIDLSEKMLEVARKKTAYSQVRYIQMPIEEIDFEKDSFDVVLSSLAFHYVKSFPETLDKVSSCLVSGGDFIFSAEHPIFTSYGTQDWYYGASGEILHFPVDRYFYEGERKARFLGEEVTKYHKTLTTYLETLLTGGYELLHVVEPQPPARMMSMEGMKDEMRRPMMLIVSARKK; encoded by the coding sequence ATGAAAGAAAACAAATATGATAATGATATATTTTTTGAAAAATACAGTGGGATGGAACGCTCCAAACAGGGGCTTGCCGGCGCGGGAGAATGGGAGATACTGGAACCGCTCCTGCCTGATTTTCACGGTAAACGCGTGCTCGATCTGGGCTGCGGCTATGGATGGCACTGTATCTATGCCATGGAACACGGAGCGGCGTCGGTGACCGGAATCGATCTGTCAGAAAAGATGCTGGAGGTGGCTAGGAAAAAGACGGCTTATTCCCAGGTCCGGTATATCCAAATGCCCATAGAAGAGATTGATTTTGAAAAGGACAGCTTTGATGTGGTCCTGAGCTCCCTGGCGTTTCATTATGTCAAGTCATTTCCTGAGACCTTGGATAAGGTGAGTTCCTGCCTGGTGAGCGGCGGTGATTTCATTTTTTCGGCGGAACATCCAATCTTTACCTCGTATGGAACTCAGGATTGGTATTATGGAGCGTCGGGGGAAATCCTTCATTTTCCTGTGGACCGCTATTTTTATGAAGGAGAGAGAAAGGCCCGGTTCCTTGGTGAAGAGGTCACCAAGTATCATAAGACGCTGACCACTTATCTGGAAACTCTGCTGACAGGCGGATATGAGCTGCTGCACGTGGTGGAGCCTCAGCCGCCGGCCCGCATGATGTCCATGGAAGGAATGAAAGACGAAATGCGCCGCCCCATGATGCTCATTGTATCGGCACGGAAAAAATAA
- the ltaE gene encoding low-specificity L-threonine aldolase, translated as MKMMDVRSDTVTVPTEEMRKAMAECPVGDDVYGDDPTVNELERTAAEILGKEAALFFPSGTQCNQAAIMSWTNRGNEIIVSDMAHIYEHEVGAVAVLSGANMRTLHFKDGIPDCGQIERAIRGEDIHCPETALICLENALANGRAVPVENMRQIYEMAGRHGIPVHMDGARCFNAAVALKVDVKEITQYVDSVSCCLSKGLCAPIGSVLAGKKELIAKARKNRKLLGGGMRQAGVLAAPGLIAIREMPKRLHFDHENARYLAEGLNKIPGIHCEKDAVQINMVFFRIDREEEIRKGLPSWLLQRGIKTNPEDGGLFRMVTNAGVEREDIDVILELLKEYLA; from the coding sequence ATGAAAATGATGGATGTGAGGAGCGACACGGTGACCGTGCCGACAGAAGAGATGAGGAAAGCCATGGCGGAGTGCCCGGTGGGCGACGATGTATATGGCGACGATCCGACCGTGAATGAACTGGAGCGGACGGCGGCTGAGATCCTGGGCAAGGAGGCGGCTTTGTTTTTTCCAAGCGGGACCCAGTGTAATCAGGCGGCGATCATGAGCTGGACGAATCGGGGAAATGAGATCATCGTCAGTGATATGGCGCATATCTATGAGCATGAGGTGGGAGCGGTCGCAGTGCTTTCCGGGGCTAACATGCGTACGCTGCATTTTAAGGACGGGATTCCGGACTGCGGCCAAATCGAGAGGGCCATCCGCGGAGAGGATATCCACTGTCCAGAGACGGCATTGATCTGTCTGGAAAATGCTCTGGCAAATGGCAGGGCAGTGCCGGTGGAGAATATGAGGCAGATTTATGAGATGGCAGGACGCCATGGGATACCGGTCCATATGGACGGTGCCCGGTGCTTCAACGCGGCTGTGGCTCTGAAGGTCGATGTAAAGGAAATCACGCAGTATGTGGATTCTGTATCCTGCTGTCTTTCCAAAGGACTCTGCGCTCCGATAGGGAGTGTCCTGGCGGGTAAGAAAGAGTTAATCGCCAAAGCCAGGAAGAACCGGAAACTGCTGGGCGGCGGCATGCGGCAGGCGGGGGTGCTGGCGGCCCCGGGCCTGATCGCGATTCGGGAAATGCCGAAACGCCTGCATTTTGATCACGAGAACGCCAGATATCTGGCAGAGGGACTGAACAAAATTCCGGGCATCCACTGTGAAAAGGATGCGGTGCAGATCAACATGGTCTTTTTCCGGATAGACAGGGAAGAGGAAATCAGGAAAGGGCTTCCGTCATGGCTTCTGCAAAGGGGAATAAAGACCAACCCGGAGGACGGAGGGCTTTTCCGGATGGTGACCAACGCCGGTGTGGAACGGGAAGACATAGACGTGATCCTTGAGTTATTAAAGGAATATCTGGCATAG
- a CDS encoding aldo/keto reductase — protein MTELSTDRKLGFGFLRLPQTDEDDPAAIDYELTGQMADYFLSQGFRYFDTAYNYHKEFSEIAIREAVVKRHPREAFLLADKMPTFLVTKTEDFERFFAEQLARCGVDFFDFYLLHNLGKERYGNMERLGAFEFMRKVKAEGKAKEIGFSFHDTADVLDRILTEHPEMDFVQLQLNYIDWESEVIQSRKCYEVAKKHGKPVTVMEPVKGGALARLVPEAEKILKDCEPDSSSASWAIRYAASLDGVRMVLSGMSTLEQVKDNTAYMKDFRKLDKNGLDQIAKVVDILKKSQAIQCTNCKYCMDECPMNINIPGYFSFYNSASQQDNFIDVLFRRTSHGHGSPWDCIECRSCESHCPQHLPITDYLKTISDYVKEKVL, from the coding sequence ATGACGGAACTTTCCACCGACAGAAAGCTGGGCTTTGGTTTCCTTCGGCTGCCCCAGACGGATGAGGATGACCCCGCCGCCATTGACTATGAACTGACCGGACAGATGGCAGACTACTTTCTGTCCCAGGGATTCCGCTATTTCGACACTGCTTACAACTACCACAAAGAATTTTCTGAAATTGCCATTCGGGAGGCTGTCGTCAAACGCCATCCCCGGGAGGCATTCCTGCTGGCGGACAAGATGCCCACCTTCCTGGTGACAAAGACCGAGGATTTCGAGCGGTTCTTCGCTGAGCAGCTCGCCCGCTGCGGCGTGGATTTCTTTGACTTTTACCTGCTGCACAATCTGGGCAAGGAACGCTATGGAAACATGGAGCGTCTCGGAGCGTTTGAATTTATGAGAAAAGTCAAAGCCGAAGGAAAAGCAAAGGAGATCGGTTTCTCCTTCCACGATACCGCAGACGTACTGGACCGCATCCTGACGGAGCATCCGGAAATGGATTTCGTCCAGCTTCAGTTGAATTACATAGACTGGGAGAGCGAGGTCATCCAGTCACGCAAGTGCTATGAGGTGGCCAAAAAGCACGGCAAGCCGGTCACAGTCATGGAACCGGTCAAGGGCGGCGCGCTGGCGCGTCTGGTTCCCGAGGCGGAAAAGATTCTCAAGGACTGCGAGCCGGACTCTTCAAGCGCTTCATGGGCCATACGCTACGCGGCTTCTCTGGACGGCGTCCGTATGGTCTTAAGCGGCATGTCCACTCTGGAACAGGTGAAGGACAATACGGCCTATATGAAGGATTTCCGAAAGCTTGACAAGAACGGACTGGACCAAATCGCCAAAGTGGTGGATATCCTGAAAAAGTCCCAGGCCATCCAGTGTACCAACTGCAAATACTGTATGGACGAATGCCCGATGAACATCAATATCCCGGGATATTTCTCTTTTTACAATTCCGCTTCCCAGCAGGATAATTTTATTGATGTCCTGTTCCGGAGAACATCCCACGGCCATGGCTCTCCCTGGGACTGTATCGAATGCAGGTCCTGCGAAAGCCACTGCCCCCAGCATCTGCCCATCACCGACTATTTAAAGACCATTTCCGATTATGTGAAAGAAAAGGTACTATAG
- a CDS encoding MarR family winged helix-turn-helix transcriptional regulator, with protein MQSAIEILMASRYRKKVYEKMMGGLCRKYRLTVREMDIIMFLANYPDFDTARDIAEIGMFPKSHVSIAIEALCRRGFLEKQPGRKRNVHLRLTKEGQSVVERGHLVQAEFVRVMFEGVSSEEFADLMNSQEKISKNLKAAYEGME; from the coding sequence ATGCAGTCTGCGATTGAAATACTAATGGCCAGCCGTTACCGGAAAAAAGTATATGAGAAAATGATGGGCGGTCTGTGCCGAAAATATAGGCTTACGGTCAGGGAAATGGATATCATCATGTTCCTGGCGAATTATCCGGATTTTGACACGGCCCGGGACATAGCAGAGATTGGAATGTTTCCCAAATCCCATGTGTCCATCGCCATAGAAGCTTTATGCAGGAGAGGATTTTTGGAAAAGCAGCCCGGCCGGAAGCGGAATGTCCATCTGCGCCTGACAAAGGAAGGGCAGAGTGTTGTAGAACGGGGACATCTTGTGCAGGCCGAGTTTGTCCGGGTGATGTTTGAGGGGGTGTCCTCGGAGGAATTCGCAGATCTGATGAACAGCCAGGAAAAAATCTCAAAAAATCTGAAAGCAGCATATGAAGGGATGGAGTGA
- a CDS encoding CdaR family transcriptional regulator, which yields MLDVELAEKIIEKLTECTDYNINIMNERGIIVASTDKSRVGTFHEVAFEIINKKLDFKEVEAEDTFLGTKAGINMALEYKRNVIGVLGLTGEIEKIRPVVIVIKKMVETMLEYETQKEDALKRRTDKEHFINCLLYEDINKRELHNMAQALGYSEVTRVPILISFSDSVNLKEMSEKIKGGVGRSGREDIFVTSRDGKILIFKSYTEPIEGFFENYKYVIGEYLGRFLRHVAENEIDCKICVGSLQASMAHYKYGYQHCLWLEKSVSVPKRSIFFYDYLDEYLKHQLPFMELHKVFDVFAERYTDEFKKMYTEHIGALYENNYSMQESSKRLYIHKNTLAFRLDKIKNQLGLNPMQNARDRELVNYFYYYLRQLS from the coding sequence ATGCTGGATGTGGAATTGGCTGAGAAGATCATAGAAAAGCTGACAGAGTGCACCGATTATAACATTAACATTATGAATGAAAGAGGGATCATTGTCGCCAGCACGGATAAAAGCCGGGTGGGGACGTTTCATGAGGTTGCGTTTGAGATCATCAATAAAAAGCTGGATTTTAAGGAAGTAGAGGCAGAGGATACCTTCCTTGGGACAAAGGCCGGGATCAACATGGCTTTGGAGTATAAGCGAAATGTAATCGGCGTTCTGGGGCTGACCGGAGAGATTGAGAAGATACGTCCTGTGGTGATCGTCATCAAGAAGATGGTGGAAACCATGCTGGAATATGAGACTCAGAAAGAAGACGCTTTGAAAAGAAGGACGGACAAAGAGCATTTTATCAACTGCCTGCTTTATGAGGACATTAATAAACGGGAGCTCCATAATATGGCCCAGGCCTTGGGATATTCCGAAGTGACCAGGGTTCCCATTCTAATATCCTTCAGCGACAGTGTAAACCTGAAAGAGATGTCTGAGAAGATTAAAGGCGGAGTCGGGAGAAGCGGCAGAGAGGATATCTTTGTCACCAGCAGGGATGGGAAGATTCTCATATTTAAAAGCTATACGGAGCCCATCGAAGGGTTTTTTGAGAATTATAAATATGTGATCGGGGAATACCTGGGACGGTTTCTTCGCCATGTGGCGGAAAATGAGATAGACTGCAAGATCTGTGTCGGCTCCCTGCAGGCCAGCATGGCACATTATAAATACGGCTATCAGCATTGCCTGTGGCTGGAAAAATCGGTTTCCGTGCCTAAGAGAAGTATCTTTTTCTATGACTATCTGGACGAGTATTTAAAGCACCAGCTGCCGTTCATGGAGCTGCACAAGGTGTTTGACGTGTTCGCGGAACGCTATACCGATGAATTCAAGAAAATGTACACGGAGCATATCGGCGCGCTGTATGAGAATAACTACAGCATGCAGGAGAGCAGTAAGCGTTTGTATATCCACAAGAATACCCTGGCATTCCGGCTGGACAAGATAAAAAACCAGCTGGGCCTGAATCCCATGCAGAACGCACGGGACAGGGAGCTGGTCAATTATTTTTACTATTATCTGAGACAGCTGTCCTGA